From a region of the Lepidochelys kempii isolate rLepKem1 chromosome 26, rLepKem1.hap2, whole genome shotgun sequence genome:
- the SLC25A37 gene encoding mitoferrin-1 isoform X1, producing MQSLQPDPKAQYKSVYGALKKIIHTEGFWRPLRGINVTVLGAGPAHAMYFACYEKMKRTLSDIIHHGGNSHLANGIAGSMATLLHDAVMNPAEVVKQRMQMYNSPYKTVLECIRAVHRTEGLAAFYRSYTTQLTMNVPFQAIHFITYELMQEQINPRREYNPRSHVLSGAIAGAVAAAATTPLDVCKTLLNTQENMALSSVNISGHLSGMANAFRTVYQLGGIPGYFRGVQARVIYQMPSTAIAWSVYEFFKYFLTKHKLEKRAPY from the exons ATGCAGAGTTTACAGCCAGATCCCAAAGCCCAGTACAAGAGCGTGTATGGGGCCCTGAAGAAGATTATTCACACTGAAGGCTTCTGGAGACCTTTACGAGGAATTAACGTCACCGTGCTGGGGGCTGGCCCTGCCCATGCAATGTATTTTGCCTGCtatgaaaaaatgaaaaggaCTTTAAGTGACATTATTCACCACGGAGGAAATAGCCACCTGGCCAATG GGATAGCTGGGAGCATGGCCACATTGCTCCATGATGCAGTAATGAATCCGGCTGAAG TGGTGAAGCAGCGGATGCAGATGTACAACTCCCCTTACAAAACAGTCTTGGAGTGCATACGAGCAGTGCATAGGACTGAAGGACTGGCTGCCTTCTACCGGAGTTATACCACGCAGCTCACCATGAACGTCCCCTTCCAAGCCATTCACTTCATCACGTATGAGCTCATGCAGGAGCAAATCAACCCCCGCCGGGAATATAACCCCCGCTCGCACGTCCTCTCCGGTGCCATCGCGGGAGCTGTGGCTGCCGCTGCCACCACACCCCTTGACGTCTGCAAGACGTTGCTCAACACTCAGGAAAACATGGCCTTGAGTTCAGTGAACATCAGTGGGCACCTCTCTGGAATGGCCAATGCTTTCAGGACAGTTTATCAGCTGGGCGGTATCCCCGGGTATTTCCGAGGGGTGCAGGCTCGTGTCATTTACCAGATGCCTTCAACTGCCATCGCGTGGTCGGTGTATGAATTCTTTAAGTACTTCCTCACGAAGCACAAGCTGGAAAAAAGAGCTCCTTATTGA